A DNA window from Phaeobacter sp. A36a-5a contains the following coding sequences:
- a CDS encoding lysoplasmalogenase codes for MSELGNSPMGDALIGAAALFALVYLGLTARPTSVLRSATKTLAVLLLAIAAWLGGGPVLLTLALGLCAIGDFCLSRDGEGAFMAGVGAFAAGHLVYVFLFLGQDSSEAARLLQMPQLIGVVVLALAGIAMARLLAPRAGALKAPVLAYVPIIISMGLAALTLPLGGSLQGLALVLPAALAFMASDIVLAFETFVLAEDHPARRFTPYAVWPLYWGAQAGFLLAFL; via the coding sequence ATGTCGGAATTGGGAAACAGCCCTATGGGGGATGCGTTGATCGGCGCGGCGGCGCTATTTGCGCTTGTGTATCTGGGGCTGACGGCGCGGCCGACCAGCGTGCTGCGCAGCGCGACCAAGACCCTGGCGGTGCTGCTGCTGGCGATTGCCGCCTGGCTTGGCGGTGGGCCAGTGCTGCTGACCCTCGCGCTTGGGCTTTGTGCCATTGGCGATTTCTGCCTGTCGCGGGATGGCGAAGGCGCCTTCATGGCCGGGGTCGGGGCCTTTGCAGCGGGGCATCTGGTCTATGTGTTTCTGTTCCTCGGTCAGGACAGCAGCGAGGCCGCGCGGCTATTGCAGATGCCGCAGTTGATCGGCGTTGTGGTGCTGGCGCTGGCGGGCATCGCCATGGCGCGATTGCTGGCGCCGCGTGCCGGTGCCCTGAAAGCTCCGGTGCTGGCCTATGTACCGATCATCATTAGCATGGGGCTGGCAGCCCTGACCCTGCCGCTGGGGGGCAGTCTGCAAGGGCTGGCGCTGGTACTGCCTGCGGCGCTCGCCTTCATGGCGTCCGATATCGTTCTGGCCTTTGAAACCTTTGTGCTGGCCGAGGATCACCCGGCGCGGCGGTTCACGCCCTATGCGGTCTGGCCGCTCTACTGGGGGGCGCAGGCGGGGTTTCTGCTGGCGTTTCTGTAG
- the xseA gene encoding exodeoxyribonuclease VII large subunit, with protein MSDLFDDPTPADRPGQNAPEFTVSEISGEVKRTLEGTFGRIRVRGEVGRVFKARSGHLYYDIKDDRSVLACTTWKGQISSLSVVPEEGLEVVVTGRLTAFGGQSKYNMNVDEVAVAGQGALMALLEKRKMQLEAEGLFAPERKKPLPYLPQIIGVVTSPSGAVIRDILHRLRDRFPRKVLVWPVAVQGKACAPEVARAIDGFNRLTPGGALPRPDLIIVARGGGSIEDLWGFNEEIVARAAAASQIPLISAVGHETDTTLIDFVSDRRAPTPTAAAELAVPVRLELTGWTENQGARLVRSAGLAVQQRRQRLNDLARALPKPDTLLETPRQRLDLWGDKLPDALIRGVERRRLRLSEAAAALRPSTLRQLVSTRGDRLRNLSSRLSLRPIRQDLARQQDRLGQLAQRLDTVQAQRLDRQRQRLEATGRQLDILSYKATLRRGYAVVRSGETVITRAAEAASQARLHIEFADAEIEVTPTVTTTATTTAGGEAASVVKSDAVAVAPSADDRSKSTSQKRDTSGPGDQGSLF; from the coding sequence ATGTCCGACCTGTTTGACGATCCCACCCCGGCTGACCGGCCCGGGCAGAATGCCCCCGAATTCACCGTTTCGGAAATCTCCGGCGAGGTGAAACGCACGCTGGAGGGCACTTTCGGGCGGATCCGGGTGCGCGGCGAGGTGGGCCGGGTATTCAAGGCGCGGTCCGGGCATCTTTACTATGACATCAAGGACGACCGCTCGGTGCTGGCCTGCACCACTTGGAAGGGGCAGATTTCCAGCCTTTCGGTGGTGCCGGAGGAGGGGCTGGAGGTCGTGGTCACCGGTCGGCTGACGGCCTTTGGCGGGCAGTCCAAGTACAACATGAACGTCGACGAGGTGGCGGTTGCCGGGCAGGGAGCGCTGATGGCGCTCTTGGAAAAGCGCAAGATGCAGCTGGAGGCCGAGGGGCTGTTTGCGCCGGAACGCAAGAAGCCGCTGCCCTATCTGCCACAGATCATCGGCGTGGTCACGTCGCCATCGGGTGCGGTGATCCGCGATATCCTGCACCGGCTGCGCGACCGCTTCCCGCGCAAGGTGCTGGTCTGGCCGGTCGCCGTGCAGGGCAAGGCCTGCGCACCGGAGGTGGCCCGCGCCATCGACGGCTTCAACCGGCTGACACCGGGCGGCGCGCTGCCGCGGCCCGATCTGATCATCGTGGCCCGGGGTGGTGGCTCGATCGAGGATCTCTGGGGGTTCAACGAAGAAATCGTCGCCCGCGCCGCCGCAGCCTCGCAGATTCCGCTGATCTCTGCCGTGGGGCATGAGACGGATACCACGCTGATTGATTTTGTGTCCGACCGCCGGGCGCCGACACCGACGGCGGCGGCGGAGCTGGCGGTGCCGGTGCGGCTGGAGCTGACGGGCTGGACCGAAAATCAGGGCGCGCGGCTGGTGCGGTCTGCTGGTCTGGCAGTGCAGCAGCGGCGCCAGCGGCTCAATGATCTGGCCCGCGCGCTGCCCAAACCCGACACATTGCTGGAAACCCCGCGTCAGCGGCTGGATCTGTGGGGGGACAAATTGCCCGATGCGCTGATCCGGGGGGTTGAGCGTCGCCGCCTGCGGCTGAGTGAGGCGGCAGCTGCGCTGCGTCCCAGCACCCTGCGCCAATTGGTCAGCACCCGTGGCGACCGGCTGCGCAACCTCTCTTCAAGGTTAAGCCTGCGCCCGATCCGGCAGGATCTAGCGCGTCAGCAGGACCGCCTCGGCCAGCTGGCCCAGCGGCTCGATACCGTGCAGGCACAGCGGTTGGACCGGCAGCGCCAACGGCTGGAGGCAACCGGGCGTCAGCTGGATATTCTGAGTTACAAGGCCACGCTGCGGCGCGGCTATGCGGTGGTGCGCAGCGGTGAGACGGTGATCACCCGCGCCGCAGAGGCGGCATCGCAGGCGCGGCTTCATATCGAATTTGCCGACGCCGAGATCGAGGTGACCCCAACCGTGACAACGACCGCAACAACGACCGCAGGCGGCGAAGCAGCCTCTGTCGTCAAATCCGATGCGGTCGCCGTTGCGCCATCGGCGGACGACCGGTCCAAATCGACCAGCCAGAAGCGCGACACATCAGGCCCGGGGGATCAAGGCTCCCTGTTCTGA
- the purD gene encoding phosphoribosylamine--glycine ligase — protein MNILILGSGGREHALAWAVMQNPKCDKLIVAPGNAGIAQIADCATFDIEDGGTVVSFAEENAIDFVIVGPEAPLAAGVADRLREAGLLVFGPSEAAAKLEASKSFTKEICDAANAPTAGYGHFTDADAAKAHVREHGVPTVVKADGLAAGKGVIIAMTEDEAMAAIDDMFGGVFGGAGAEVVIEEFMEGEEASLFVLVDGEDVLAIGSAQDHKRVGEGDTGLNTGGMGAYSPAPVLSAEVEAKAMEEIVKPTMRVMAERGMPYQGVLYAGLMIKDGQPRLVEYNVRFGDPECQVLMMRLGAQALDLMQAAAEGRLGDAQVNWADDHAITVVMAAEGYPGSYEKFTEIKGLDALPEDSSNMVFHAGTKEQDGKVLAVGGRVLNVTARGASLQEARDRAYAMVEGVSWPQGFFRRDIGWRALK, from the coding sequence ATGAACATCCTTATCCTCGGCAGTGGCGGGCGGGAACATGCGCTCGCCTGGGCGGTGATGCAGAACCCCAAATGTGACAAGCTGATCGTGGCACCGGGCAACGCGGGCATCGCCCAGATCGCCGATTGCGCCACCTTTGATATCGAGGACGGCGGCACCGTGGTGAGCTTTGCCGAGGAAAACGCCATCGACTTCGTCATCGTCGGGCCCGAGGCACCGCTGGCCGCAGGTGTTGCCGACCGGCTGCGCGAGGCGGGCCTTCTGGTGTTCGGCCCCTCCGAGGCCGCCGCAAAACTGGAAGCCTCCAAAAGCTTCACCAAGGAAATCTGCGACGCGGCAAACGCCCCGACCGCAGGCTACGGCCATTTCACCGACGCGGACGCCGCCAAGGCGCATGTGCGCGAGCACGGCGTGCCGACAGTGGTAAAGGCCGACGGTCTGGCCGCAGGCAAAGGCGTCATCATCGCGATGACCGAGGACGAGGCAATGGCCGCCATCGACGACATGTTCGGCGGCGTCTTCGGCGGTGCCGGCGCCGAGGTGGTGATCGAGGAGTTCATGGAAGGCGAAGAGGCCTCCCTCTTTGTGCTGGTGGATGGCGAGGACGTGCTGGCAATCGGCTCCGCGCAGGACCACAAGCGCGTCGGCGAAGGCGACACCGGCCTCAATACCGGCGGCATGGGCGCCTACTCCCCCGCACCGGTGCTGTCGGCTGAGGTCGAGGCAAAGGCGATGGAAGAGATCGTGAAGCCCACCATGCGGGTGATGGCGGAACGCGGGATGCCCTATCAGGGCGTGCTCTATGCGGGTCTGATGATCAAGGACGGACAGCCGCGGCTGGTGGAATACAACGTCCGCTTCGGCGACCCGGAATGCCAGGTGCTGATGATGCGCCTCGGCGCCCAGGCGCTGGACCTGATGCAGGCCGCCGCCGAGGGCCGCCTGGGTGACGCGCAGGTAAACTGGGCCGATGACCATGCGATCACCGTGGTGATGGCGGCAGAGGGCTATCCCGGGTCTTACGAAAAATTCACCGAGATCAAAGGCCTGGACGCGCTGCCCGAAGACAGCAGCAATATGGTGTTCCATGCGGGCACCAAGGAGCAGGACGGCAAGGTGCTCGCCGTTGGCGGCCGGGTGCTGAACGTGACCGCCCGTGGCGCTTCACTGCAAGAAGCCCGCGACCGCGCCTATGCGATGGTGGAGGGTGTCAGCTGGCCGCAGGGCTTCTTCCGCCGCGACATCGGCTGGCGCGCGCTGAAGTAA
- a CDS encoding bestrophin family protein produces the protein MILRDKPGLMQLLFALRGSVLPRILPRILGLSALSALVLWIDADITRLPHTNAAPFAVFGIALSLFLGFRNNAAYDRWWEGRKLWGQLVADLRSLSREVDLFVADPQSRRRILRLALAFLHLHRINLRKERDTSAATRWAGDDFTTAPHPPCAALDALAATLATAADDGFARKALAERTASMALAQAGCERIATTPLPYVYSLLVFRTTYLYCLLLPFALIDSAGWLTPIFVGIVAYVFFGLAEVTEELSHPFGETVNGLPLDAICRTVERSLAPKLGEEVPPPLQPIDYYLS, from the coding sequence ATGATCCTACGCGACAAACCCGGCCTGATGCAGCTGCTGTTTGCGCTGCGCGGCTCTGTCCTGCCCCGCATACTGCCCCGTATCCTCGGCCTCTCCGCCCTGTCGGCGCTGGTGCTGTGGATTGACGCCGATATCACCCGCCTGCCCCATACCAATGCCGCGCCTTTTGCGGTCTTTGGCATCGCGCTCTCGCTGTTTCTTGGGTTTCGCAACAATGCCGCCTATGACCGCTGGTGGGAAGGTCGCAAGCTCTGGGGACAGCTGGTCGCGGACCTGCGCAGCCTCAGCCGTGAGGTGGACCTGTTTGTTGCCGACCCGCAGAGCCGACGCCGGATCCTGCGGCTGGCCCTTGCGTTTTTGCATCTGCACCGCATCAACCTGCGCAAAGAACGCGACACCAGCGCCGCAACCCGCTGGGCAGGCGACGATTTCACCACCGCGCCACATCCGCCCTGCGCAGCGCTCGACGCCCTTGCCGCGACGCTGGCCACAGCCGCCGACGATGGGTTTGCCCGCAAGGCGCTGGCCGAACGCACCGCCAGCATGGCGCTGGCTCAGGCGGGCTGCGAACGCATTGCCACCACGCCGCTGCCCTATGTTTATTCACTGCTGGTGTTTCGCACGACCTACCTCTATTGCCTGCTGCTGCCCTTTGCGCTGATCGACAGCGCGGGCTGGCTGACACCAATTTTCGTCGGCATTGTCGCCTATGTCTTCTTCGGCCTTGCAGAGGTGACCGAGGAGCTATCTCATCCCTTTGGCGAAACGGTGAACGGCCTGCCGCTGGATGCCATCTGCCGGACCGTTGAACGCAGCCTGGCCCCAAAGCTGGGCGAGGAGGTACCGCCACCGCTGCAACCGATCGACTATTACCTCTCCTGA
- a CDS encoding LuxR C-terminal-related transcriptional regulator, giving the protein MGDPGAETLDQLFATRDLMQLAYDFLPVGIVVTENRVLRDCNRRFCEMFGYTRLDLLDQLFAFLYPSQEEFLNLRNRGNETLGAGAPYWDERVMRRKDGSLFWVRVRGHSFTPQEPLARAVWSFADLSRSRPYQPLTRREREVYSLLCEGKTSKEIARSLELSYRTVEVHRARLLKKVGASNTAALFSSLGDIDGAHVVGTPSP; this is encoded by the coding sequence ATGGGCGATCCCGGCGCCGAGACGCTCGACCAGCTCTTTGCCACCCGTGACCTGATGCAGCTCGCCTATGATTTCCTGCCGGTGGGGATCGTTGTCACCGAAAACCGGGTCCTGCGCGACTGCAACCGGCGGTTCTGCGAGATGTTCGGCTACACCCGGCTGGACCTGCTCGATCAGCTCTTTGCCTTTCTCTACCCATCGCAGGAAGAATTTCTCAACCTGCGCAACCGGGGAAATGAGACTTTGGGAGCCGGCGCGCCCTATTGGGACGAACGGGTGATGCGGCGCAAGGACGGCAGCCTGTTCTGGGTCCGGGTCCGTGGCCATAGCTTCACACCGCAGGAGCCGCTGGCACGCGCGGTCTGGAGCTTTGCCGATCTGTCCCGATCCCGGCCCTATCAGCCCCTGACCCGGCGCGAACGCGAGGTCTATTCGCTGCTGTGCGAAGGCAAGACCAGCAAGGAAATCGCCCGAAGTCTGGAGCTGAGCTACCGCACCGTCGAGGTTCATCGCGCCCGGCTGTTGAAGAAGGTCGGCGCCAGCAATACCGCCGCGCTTTTCTCCTCTCTGGGTGACATCGACGGCGCCCATGTGGTGGGCACGCCCAGCCCGTGA
- a CDS encoding DUF1217 domain-containing protein → MTFSPYVLGTGIAGWNFLDRTRAQQQEIFEKSPIIDRAVQDFTRKIDNIQTADQLLGDYNVLKVALGAFGLEEDINNRAFIKKVLESDLSEPTSFANRLNDSRYLGLAQTFGFGSESGPQLPSTSIEKPYVTVASPEDLLSNQTLLNQALDDFGLKKYAGNEFFLMRVLESDTTDPNSFVNRLSDTKLADFAKAFEFNRPPDYSTSMEALVGEFLAVNDGNGPANADELLANEDLLKAVVDSFDLEYTNSIFLKRMLESNPYDPESPVNQQEDPRYLAMSRAFGFGIPDINSFTSPDELLSQPELLADALEQFYLSNPGEDYLRDVLESDLSDPSSFVNQPGNLAFYNFAEAFQNEWPTAPSRMKVLADEVDGKLENYELPRRFVFDFDAFEAGLDVFNISERELDFDVMIRAFESDLSSEISYANLHRDPNLKAMAHAFAFNPGTNDRTYPAGFAEEIAGLYNDRNFEAAIGESDPNMRLALALERELQAIADAGGSEDAHWFGIIGSPPLKAVFETALGLPSSFGQLNVDRQVDEMKERAQSSFGTSHPADLLKPDKLDEFRNRFLLLSGLNSDLASSGFSDPVFTLFR, encoded by the coding sequence GTGACCTTTTCACCCTATGTGCTGGGAACCGGTATCGCCGGATGGAATTTTCTGGACCGAACCCGCGCCCAGCAGCAGGAGATTTTTGAAAAATCGCCGATCATTGATCGCGCGGTGCAGGACTTCACGCGGAAAATCGACAATATCCAGACTGCCGATCAGCTGCTCGGCGACTATAATGTGCTGAAGGTTGCCCTGGGCGCCTTTGGTCTGGAAGAGGACATCAACAACCGCGCCTTCATCAAGAAGGTGCTGGAATCAGATCTGTCTGAGCCCACCTCTTTTGCCAACCGGCTGAACGACAGCCGCTATCTTGGTCTTGCGCAGACCTTTGGCTTTGGCAGTGAGAGCGGCCCGCAGCTGCCGAGCACAAGCATAGAAAAACCCTATGTGACTGTCGCCAGCCCGGAGGATCTACTGTCGAACCAGACCCTGCTCAATCAGGCTCTGGATGACTTTGGCCTGAAGAAATACGCCGGTAACGAGTTCTTTCTGATGCGGGTCCTGGAATCCGATACCACCGATCCGAACTCTTTTGTGAACCGGCTGAGCGATACGAAACTGGCGGATTTTGCCAAGGCGTTCGAATTCAACCGGCCGCCGGATTACAGCACCAGCATGGAGGCGCTGGTGGGCGAATTCCTCGCCGTGAACGATGGCAATGGTCCGGCCAATGCGGATGAGCTGCTGGCCAATGAGGATCTGCTGAAGGCAGTCGTGGACAGTTTCGATCTGGAATATACCAACTCGATCTTCCTCAAGCGGATGCTGGAATCAAACCCCTATGATCCGGAATCGCCCGTCAACCAGCAGGAGGACCCGCGCTATCTGGCGATGTCGCGCGCCTTTGGTTTCGGGATCCCCGATATTAACAGTTTCACCAGCCCCGACGAGCTGCTGTCTCAGCCTGAACTGCTCGCGGATGCGCTGGAGCAGTTCTACCTGAGCAACCCAGGCGAGGATTATCTGCGTGATGTGCTGGAGTCCGATCTCTCGGACCCAAGCTCTTTTGTGAATCAGCCCGGAAATCTTGCGTTCTATAATTTTGCCGAGGCGTTTCAGAACGAATGGCCCACCGCGCCAAGCCGGATGAAGGTGCTGGCCGATGAGGTCGACGGCAAATTGGAGAACTATGAGCTGCCACGGCGGTTCGTATTTGATTTCGATGCCTTTGAGGCGGGGCTGGATGTGTTCAACATCAGTGAGCGGGAACTTGATTTTGACGTGATGATCAGGGCTTTTGAATCGGATCTGTCCTCCGAAATTTCTTATGCAAACCTGCACCGGGATCCGAATCTGAAGGCCATGGCGCATGCCTTTGCTTTTAACCCCGGTACCAATGACCGCACCTATCCCGCTGGTTTCGCTGAGGAGATCGCGGGTCTATACAATGATCGGAATTTTGAGGCCGCCATCGGGGAGAGTGACCCGAACATGCGTCTTGCCCTTGCCTTGGAGCGCGAGCTGCAAGCGATCGCGGATGCCGGTGGCAGCGAAGATGCCCATTGGTTCGGCATCATCGGCTCACCGCCGCTGAAAGCGGTGTTTGAGACGGCATTGGGCCTGCCATCCAGCTTTGGCCAGCTGAACGTGGATCGCCAGGTTGATGAAATGAAAGAACGTGCGCAGTCGTCTTTTGGCACCAGCCATCCGGCGGATCTTCTGAAGCCTGACAAGCTGGACGAGTTCAGAAACCGCTTCCTGCTGCTGAGCGGGCTGAACAGTGATCTGGCGTCGAGCGGCTTCAGCGATCCGGTCTTCACGCTGTTCCGATAG
- a CDS encoding FG-GAP repeat domain-containing protein: MRLGPQARRHLWRAWPLSRRRAGQALRPWRAGSGAGPAIPGVLARAICAGGLLSAMVSAAAAQDPLRLTSAEFAAPTAHYPHGVLGDHIEYSALVVQDSRGTGHRVALPVAGAVFEDLAPRLWDVTGDALPEVVVVESDPVRGAQLAIYGLHDGALRKMAATPHIGTRFRWLAPIAAADLDGDGHIEIAYIDRPHLAKTLRIWRYRDGALHHVAQRSGLTNHRIGEGFITSGLRDCGDGPQLLTVDAGWSRIMVSTLVAGRVISREIGAYSPATGLAAALRCEGPVQAD; this comes from the coding sequence ATGCGGCTGGGGCCGCAGGCGCGGCGTCATCTGTGGCGCGCCTGGCCCCTGTCTCGACGCCGCGCAGGTCAGGCGCTGCGCCCGTGGCGGGCGGGGTCCGGGGCGGGCCCTGCCATTCCTGGCGTATTGGCGCGGGCGATCTGTGCAGGCGGGCTGCTGTCCGCAATGGTTTCGGCTGCGGCGGCGCAGGATCCGCTCCGGCTGACGAGTGCTGAATTCGCCGCACCCACCGCGCATTATCCGCATGGGGTGCTGGGCGATCACATCGAGTATTCGGCCCTGGTGGTGCAGGACAGCAGAGGCACCGGCCATCGTGTGGCCCTGCCTGTCGCTGGCGCGGTCTTCGAGGACCTGGCGCCACGGCTCTGGGATGTGACGGGCGATGCGCTGCCGGAGGTGGTGGTGGTCGAAAGCGATCCGGTCAGGGGCGCGCAGCTGGCGATCTACGGTCTGCATGACGGGGCGCTGCGCAAGATGGCAGCGACGCCGCATATCGGCACGAGATTTCGCTGGCTGGCCCCGATCGCGGCGGCTGATCTGGATGGCGACGGCCATATCGAGATCGCCTATATCGACCGTCCTCATCTGGCGAAAACCCTACGGATCTGGCGCTATCGCGACGGTGCGCTGCATCACGTCGCACAGCGGTCCGGGCTGACGAACCATCGCATCGGGGAGGGTTTCATCACGTCGGGGCTGCGGGACTGCGGTGATGGCCCGCAGCTGCTGACTGTGGACGCCGGATGGAGCCGGATCATGGTCAGCACCCTTGTGGCAGGTCGCGTGATCAGCCGGGAAATTGGTGCATATTCGCCTGCGACGGGTCTGGCGGCGGCGCTGCGGTGCGAGGGGCCGGTTCAGGCCGACTGA
- a CDS encoding 2Fe-2S iron-sulfur cluster-binding protein, whose protein sequence is MAKITYVEHNGAEHVVDVANGLTVMEGARDNNIPGIEADCGGACACSTCHVYVDAAWVEKLPAKDDMEEDMLDFAYEPDPARSRLTCQIKVTDDLNGLVVHMPEKQI, encoded by the coding sequence ATGGCAAAGATCACTTATGTCGAACACAATGGTGCCGAACATGTTGTGGATGTGGCCAATGGCCTGACCGTGATGGAAGGCGCGCGCGACAACAATATTCCCGGGATCGAAGCGGATTGCGGCGGCGCCTGCGCCTGTTCGACCTGCCATGTCTACGTCGATGCCGCCTGGGTTGAGAAGCTCCCCGCCAAGGACGACATGGAAGAGGATATGCTGGATTTCGCCTATGAGCCGGATCCCGCGCGCTCGCGTCTGACCTGCCAGATCAAGGTGACGGATGATCTGAACGGTCTCGTGGTGCATATGCCCGAAAAACAGATCTGA
- a CDS encoding peptidoglycan-binding domain-containing protein has protein sequence MSDLLRPHGPWLGQAFLRHICRGTVLPATAGLVVLIAACTAPQTGGSSLQVSRNAPAAPPGAAPGSCWGTHTTPAVIETVTVQVMTRPARTAADGQVLEPARFRRETRQDIVRPRRESWFETPCPVDMTPQFVGSVQRALAVRGLYQGQITGILDRDTRAAVRKFQERDGFDNDQLSLVSARRLGLVAVEN, from the coding sequence ATGTCTGACCTCTTGCGCCCGCACGGGCCCTGGCTGGGGCAGGCCTTTTTGCGGCATATCTGCCGAGGCACAGTCCTGCCGGCCACGGCGGGGCTGGTGGTGCTGATTGCGGCCTGTACCGCGCCACAGACCGGTGGCAGCAGCCTGCAGGTGTCGCGCAATGCTCCCGCCGCCCCGCCCGGCGCTGCCCCCGGCAGCTGCTGGGGCACCCATACCACACCCGCCGTGATCGAAACCGTGACCGTGCAGGTGATGACCCGACCTGCCAGAACCGCCGCCGACGGGCAGGTGCTGGAACCGGCGCGGTTTCGCCGCGAGACCCGACAGGACATCGTGCGCCCGCGCCGCGAAAGCTGGTTTGAAACCCCCTGCCCGGTGGATATGACGCCGCAATTCGTCGGCTCGGTCCAGCGCGCCCTGGCGGTGCGTGGCCTCTACCAAGGCCAGATCACCGGCATCCTGGATCGCGACACCCGCGCCGCCGTGCGCAAATTTCAGGAACGCGACGGGTTTGACAATGACCAGCTGTCACTGGTCAGCGCCCGCAGACTGGGGTTGGTAGCCGTTGAGAACTGA
- a CDS encoding Crp/Fnr family transcriptional regulator, producing the protein MSPSPATGALHSSGSSSGNSTGRAASSARRKWLLPDRGFLSGASDRLLEMLDSQASEVLLQAGEELFEQGDEGDALYAIVSGAIEFSTLSSAGRKLSLDIMRPGAVFGEIALFDPGPRTATATALEPSRLRRLRSGDVLAKLQHHPSLAGDLLRLAGQRMRWMNTQYSEQVFLPMPVRLARKLLYLTTEGGDGRLSLSQSELAEFVGATREAVSKTLSQWKRSDVIDISRGGLTIRDRAALRLLSDPDIG; encoded by the coding sequence ATGAGCCCATCGCCAGCCACCGGTGCCCTGCACAGTTCGGGCAGCTCCTCCGGCAACAGCACCGGTCGCGCGGCCTCCTCGGCCCGCCGCAAATGGCTGTTGCCCGACCGCGGGTTCCTCTCTGGTGCCTCCGACCGGTTGCTGGAAATGCTTGACAGCCAGGCCAGTGAAGTCCTCCTGCAGGCTGGCGAAGAACTGTTTGAACAGGGGGATGAGGGCGACGCGCTCTATGCCATCGTCAGTGGCGCGATTGAATTCTCCACCCTGTCCTCTGCCGGGCGCAAACTGTCGCTGGACATCATGCGCCCCGGTGCCGTCTTCGGTGAGATCGCCCTGTTTGACCCCGGCCCCCGCACCGCGACCGCAACCGCGCTGGAGCCCAGCCGCCTGCGCCGACTGCGCAGCGGCGACGTGCTCGCCAAGCTGCAACACCATCCCTCGCTCGCCGGAGATCTGCTGCGCCTCGCTGGTCAGCGGATGCGCTGGATGAACACGCAATACAGCGAACAGGTGTTTCTGCCGATGCCGGTGCGGCTGGCGCGCAAACTGCTGTATCTCACCACCGAAGGCGGCGACGGGCGGTTGTCGCTGTCGCAGAGCGAGCTGGCTGAATTTGTCGGCGCCACCCGCGAGGCGGTGTCCAAAACCCTGTCGCAGTGGAAACGCAGCGATGTGATCGATATCAGCCGTGGCGGTCTTACCATCCGCGACCGGGCTGCGCTGCGGCTGCTGTCGGACCCCGACATCGGCTGA